AAAATGATGCTGAaagtgtcatggttctgggtcggtgacccagtgtttttgattttgtactcttatttttgatattatgaattatgacagtttgttttggtttcccaaGTGTTCattctgtgctccctctgttttccGTCGTCCCTGCCTGcgtgtgtcctgctttgcttccttgtctcgtcagtcctgatttctcacagctgtgccctccttctgtgtctcattcccctcgttacttcccagtgcatttaaaccctgtgtttctctgagtcagtgtcgcgtcatccctcaagctgtgtgtttcctcgtgtGCCTCCCCGTCAAGtgtaagtttatatttcccagtttagttttgtatgcttTTCCCCTGCCAGCAcataaagctgagttttgagttcatccttcgagtctgagtgtctgcaccttgggtcctactccggcctgccacacagcgtttcatgacagaAAGAACAAGACTGAAACATCTGATTGTAACCGTGATTGTAGCTGGAAAATGAGAGTAAATGTTTTCTACAAACTTGTAAATTTTTCAGAAATACTTTGTACCTTTACTTTTTGTTTGATGTTAAAAGGTCCTTTAATTTAGGGTTGAAGTTTGACGACTCTATTTAATCTATCATAGAGAATTGAGTGTGAAGAAAAGGGCTCAACATCCAGTCTTACATTTGAGTTATACGATTAAAGATAGAATCATAGTCTGATGAAAATATTGAGTTCTAATGTCTAGATTCTGTGTCGCTAGACATAATCCAGCTTCAATCTTTCATATTCATGCCTGGGTGTGACTGGAAAGATAAGAACTGTTTCACCGAcccattatcatcatcatcactgtgtTGCCACGATTAAACACAGAATTGTAGTTCATTAGAGATTGAGCTGACAGTTAATTATGTTTAATATTGATCAGAATATAATCCGGAAAATGTGTAAGTTTAATAAGGATGGGAGTTAGACAACATAATGGTGATTCTAACAACTGGCCTTTCAGTGAAGTGTAGAAACGGTGTGTGTGCACTCTGATCTCTGAAAGTCTGACTTTAAAAATTTATGATTTTCTATATTATAAATTCTATATTATAGATCACAGTAAAAAGGTTAAGCAGTGTAAGAATAGATTATCGTAGTATTAGGGATTTAGTTGTATTAACGATAGTAAAGCATTATATCCATTATTCATTTAAGTAGGTCATAGGTCAAGCTGCTAAACATTCACACATAGAGCACATAGAACTGGGAGAATAGGTCAGAGGTGTACGTGAGAAGCAGAGACGACAGAGCTGCCGTTAGTGGGATGAGGAGTTGGTAAGCTAAAGCAAGGAGAACATAGTGTGTGGAGAAGTGGGCAGCAAGGACACGAGatagggagggagggaggcaggAGAAAGAGGGGGACCAGCAGGCACTTAGATTGGAGAGACAAAGGTTGTTGATTTCTGTGTGTTAATGTGTGCTGCTGGAACTGCCCCAGGGGATTTTGATGTTGGATGCTGAGCTTTGAAAATCCCCAAGCACATGTAATAAAATTAACTGATTGTTTATTTTGAGAAAAACAGGAATCGCATATTACACTGTTTGATGAtgcattatatttatttatttatttattaacctttatttaaccaggaagatcccattgagattaaaaacctctttttcaagggagacctggCCAAGATAGGCAGCAGCAGGTGTCTCACAGTTAGAGATTACTCAAACATAGGCATCAACAACACACATGCAAcaataagtgaaagaaaacaaataaaataaaattcaatttaaaaaaaaaaaaaaaggcagttaaAATGACAATCAATCTAATTAAAACAGTTGCATATTATGGACTTGGCCTCAAGGATTCGTAGTTTAGATCTAAAAGCACTTAATGAAatgaattcagtcattttccagTCCTTCTGCAGTTTGTTCCAAGCCGAGGGGGCTAAattatactgctgatttataagaaatactgtttgcAGAGAATCATGGCCTTATTTCTCTGACTAGGGAGAACAAAACATACTGCACAGGAAGCCAAGATCATAACTggctcactgagagagagaaagaatttGAATGTTTAGTTTGGAGGAGGGCCAAAGCTGTAAGAATGTGAGAAACGGTCAGACACTTCGAGATTTTGTAATGCTCTGAGTGTTGTATGGTATAAAGAGAATTGTATTGATTAAagtgattgttgattgagcattaaACACCGAGTGGTGTTCTTCCTTTAGCCCAAAGATCAAAGAATTGAGAGTATTTAACAGTAGATAAGTATAATTGATGTGATTTGATTATTATTGAGTGACTTGTTtaattctgcttttgtttttgtcctgcTTAATTGCTTTAATAAAATTTGCTGCAATTAAAGCCTAAATTGTGGACATTCGCTTTTTGATCCTTTTTTGTGTGGAAAATTAAATTGTTTAACATCAGAGAAAGACTAGCAGGATAGTAGGAGACTGTCAGAACACTGACAATTTTTAATTATCTCTCCAAAAAGAAGCATCACTTTTGATAAGCAATTTAAAATGGTTGTGAATCTAAACCACTTACTATACTTGCAATGACAATCAGTTTCCCCACATGCATAGATCTCAGCAGATTTATTCACAAATATTATCCAAGAATGCATCTTTTAATATACATTATTTAAATTATATAATTATAGCATTTTTGTCATGTCTTTTGTGGTAACCCAAGCTGCTATCATCTGGCTCTCTGCTCTGGTTTccttcttaaaaacaaagtttctAAGTTAATAAGTTAACCATTCTTGATGTGAACTGACAGGCATCACTTATTGTGCTTGTCCTATTTTTATATTAACAGCTAATGTAAATTCTTTGGGGAAACCGTCGAATAAAAGCACTTAAGTCATTTTTCATTACTCATTTCTCACATAAAAACggcataatatataaaacaagGTCAGAAATctctaaacataaataaaataatttaccaCAGTCTTTGGGAGCAGGTCTTCTATTTCCCAGCTGTGACAGAACCACCTGACCATGATGGACCCAACAGCATTTCCTTtgacaattttttaaaatttagcaTTCGTGTCATCCACCTCCACAGACACAGGATTAACTCCTTGGGAAGAAAGCAGGAGAGGGAGTCTGTTTGCGCCACCTGCCTGGATTGCTTTGGCCaacggaaaaaaaaatatcctcCACTTCACATATTCCCCAACAGCTGGGGGCTCATGCGAGCCCGACATATCACCTCCTGTGTCAGCTAGGGGCTCAGGAAAGTCGTCCCAGCCTCCTTCCTTGTCAGTTGGGGACTCAGAGCCCAACCCAAAATCCTCCATTGTCAGCTGGGGTCAGGGATGCCGGCTAAGGTAAACCTGACCGACGCTTGGAGAGAAGGGTCGTCGGATCAGACAGGTGATTGCTGAGGTCGAGAAGACCTGTACAGAGATATATGTACATGTAATGATAAATggtctgaattataatatttctgactgagtcACAATTGAATTTAATCTAATCAGGGATTGAATCGCATTAGGACCATGTAAATCGGAATCAAATCGGTtacagaaatcagtgacgatccTTAGCCctattcagtgtgtttagttctGATTTATATATCCGTGTTTAAAACTAAATCAACAAACACATCTGGTTTGTGGGAAATTGCTTTGGTAATAAACGTGCAAAATCATGCTCATCGCATCTGCTCAAAGAACTAAATTTCCATAAGCATGCCAAGGACCTGACGTCACTGAAGACAGCCTTTTGCTATAAATGAATTTCAGCGTACTCATGGGTCCTTTCCTGTCTACGGCCCATTGGAAGATGAGCAGTGTTTTAGCATCGAGTTAGCCCACTAAAAGTGTCAAACTCATTCATTAATTTTCTTTAGCTGTATTTTATAATCTGTGTGGTTTCTGAGCCACTACAACAAGTACTACACACATTCAGTGTGTAGTACTTGTTGCAGCATTTGGAGGATGCATTGGCAGTTAGTGTCTGAGTCAGTGCAGCCTGTGGATGCTGACAGAGTGTCTGCTTGGTGCTGGATGTTTGAGCGTGTGACATAAACATAAAGCTGACCTGTTCTCTCTCCACAGTTCGTCGCAGACGGTATCAAAAGGGCTGAGCTGAAAGAGTTCCTGACTCATGAGCTTTCTGTGGTTGGTCGTGCCGGTTTGGAGGTGTGTGTGACTTTAATCAGGACTGAGATCATCATTCTGGCCACAAGGTGAGCAGTTGGCTAGGTTGCCAAAAAAGTAACAAACAACTCAGAATTCAAGAAGTTGTTACATCTCCAGAAGATCTGATTGAGTGTTTAGAACCTAAACAAATATGGAAGCTTAAAATGATGCTCTGCTGTAAAGTGGATATGGCATTACTTTGGCAGGGCGAGTACACATGTAAACACTGTTGGTTCATTTGTCAGACACAGAGTGTGTGTTAACAGTGGTCTGTgcatttgttatttttggccattttttaaagacaaacatattttaagcttaacaaaataaaagcttacaTTAAAAGACATCCTAGAAATCAGTCCTGATCATTTCCCTTTGGTAGAAATGTTAGATGTTAGTTTTTAAACATGCCATTACATCTCCCTCCATGTAAACTCAGTGTGCTTAtcaaaagaaaaacttcaaCTGTGTAGCTCTATGTTGTCTCAGCTTTGTGTCTCAGTGTGGAAAGATCgattttttgtcttgtttttttgttttttttttttaaccctaacGTCTCACCATCTTTAGGATCAAGACTGTTCTTGAAAACAAGGGTCGTCGGATCAGACAGCTGATCGCTGAGGTCAACAGGAGGTTCCCCGAAGACAGCGTGGTGGTGGGAAACAGACAGATACAACTGATTCGTATTTTAAGCTCACGTGGCCGCACTTGCCAAGCCAAACCGCCCTCGCTGGCCTCGCGGTCGGCCCTTATAAGTGTTCCACCAGTACCGTCGACCTGATTTATATCGCCGTGTAAATTCCTTTGGTAATAAACATAAGAAACACGCAAACTTATGCTCATCGCATCTGCTCAAAGAACTACATTTCCCTGAGCATGCCAGGGACGGACCGTCACCGGAAGCCAGCCTTTAGCTATAAATCCATTTCCGCATCCTGTGCGGGTCCTTTCCTGTCTACGGCCCATTGGAAGATGGCGGTGCAAATCTCCAAGAAGAGGAAGGTTAGCCCCCGTtttactcacaaacacgttgcatttctttaaaaatggaCTCACGCTAGATTTGCTATGGTCATTTGGTGGCCGTCCTGGTATCAGATGTGCCCGCCCGGGTTCAGTCCTGAGCGGATGAATCCAGATGCTGTCTGCGCTGTGACCTCCTCATTTGGCTAGCTAACATGGCTCTGAGCACCGAGGCCGGGCACAGTTACAGACCGGTTGAAGTGTCTGGCTTAAGCGCGACTCTAATGCCCGCTTTAAATCCTAATATGCGAAAAGACTTGGCTGAACTCTCATTTAAAGGTTGTGTGTGAGTCCCTGTTTTCGGAGGCGTTAGCCTCACACCCGCATTAATATAGAGCCAGAGACACAAACTGCCTCCTTAATGTTACTAATTCACTGAGAAATGTGGTTAATGAGACGTATGTACAGTTAGAACTGTTCGGGTTAAATGTGGAATCAGCACTGGGTTCATTTTAGTGAATGGTTAAAGGAAATATTAATTTCGAGTTGGGAGGGATTTCACAGTAAAGCATGAGACATGTGGCATCAAGCAGCCTGCGTTTAAGCACTCACTCTGAATGTGACGGTGCTCTCTGTGCAAGTGAATCCTGCTGTGGTTTGAATGCCACTCTTCACGGGTAGTTAAGAACTTTAAATTTTCCTTTACATGTTTTAAATAAGTGTGAGGAGTGTTTTATCTTCAAGTTACCCTTTAAAAGGGTCAAACCCAGTCATTCATTTTCTgtagctgtattttttttttttttttgtctgtgtggttTCGGGGCCACAGCAGATGCATCAGTGTGTCGTACCTGTTGCAGCACTTGAAGGATGCATTGGCAGTTGGTGTGTGAGTCTGTGCAGCCTGTAGATGCTGGCAGAAAGTCTGCTTGGTGCTGGATGTTTGAAAGTGTCATAAACCTAAAGCTGACCTGTTCTCTCTCCACAGTTCGTCGCAGACGGTATCTTCAAGGCCGAGCTGAATGAGTTCCTGACTCGTGAGCTTGCTGAGGATGGTTACTCCGGTGTGGAGGTGCGCGTGACTCCAACCAGGACTGAGATCATCATCCTGGCCACAAGGTGAGCCGTTGGCTAGGTCGCTTGCCCATCGCCCCTTTTTCATGAGTACCTACTTGGGTCGACTCGCCACAGATcgactgtttgtttgttggtttttaGTACCTTGTATGTGTGCTTGCTGTCACAGCAATGCCTCTCAATGTACTGCAACGCAAATGTAACATGAACGCTACAGCAAAGGTGGATGTCGACGCGAATATATACCTGCTGCTCGGTTTGTTGCGTTTCAGCGTTGATTTTGTAGCCATTTCTTTCGTTCCCAAGTTTTAAAAATGGCGGCTTTGATTTTCGTGAACAAGACGTTCTAATGCATCAGTTGATGCTGTTGATTAGCCAATTGGTGGCACGCAGTCTGAGGACGTCACATTTTAGTTCCTGTTTGGAACCCCGGCTGAGCAGGTACTAAAGTACCAGGTAGTATgaacctaatggaaaaccctgcaAACtgctaatggaaaaggggctgaTGAGTCCCAATCCAAGAAGTTGTTACCGCTCCAGAAGATTTTGATTGTTTAGAAACTAAACAAGTATGGAAGCTTAAAATGAGTCTCTACTGTAAAGTGGATATGGCATTACTTTGGCAGTGCGCATTTGCATGTAAACATTGTTGGTCCATTTGTAAGGCACAGAGTGTGTTAACAGTGGTCTGTgcatttgttatttttggccatttttttaaagacaagcTTATTTTAAGCTTGAGAAAATAAAAGCTCACATTAAAAGACATCCTAGAAGTCAATCCTTAACATTTAGCTTGGGTAATGCAAATGttagtttttaaatatgcatTAAGATCCCTGCCATTACATTGGTAACATTACATCCAGTGTTAGGTTTGTTTATATAGCTCATCTTCCTTCCATGTAAACTCAGTGTGCTTAACATAAGAGATAAAAACTTGAGCTGTGTAGCTCTATGTTGTCTCAGCTTTGTGCCGGTGTTTGTAAAGATCTAGATGTTTTGTTATTCTTACCCATGTAGTTTAACCCTAATCATCTCACCATCTTTAGGACCCAGAATGTTCTTGGAGAGAAGGGTCGTCGGATCAGAGAGCTGACCGCTGTGGTCCAGAAGAGGTTTGGCTTCCCCGAGGGCAGCGTGGAGGTAGGAAACCAAAAAATAAGACTAATAAGTGTTTTAAGCTCACTGTCGGATGTATTTTAGTTGGGAAATAATCCCTCAGTGGACACGTATCAGAACAAATATATAAAGGTTTTGAGTTTGGAAAAAGTAATTGCTTGTTTGccacaaaaatgtaaacatttggaatttgaaaatgttttttttaaagtcctgtttttttgtttaaaatattaatacttTGCCAACATCACTTTACAATAATATCATCCTGGTAGGAACCCAGTGAGTAAAGTGCAAAGGCTTGTGATTTTAAACGGTTAGGTATTCCTCCAGTGATGAGACCCAGCAGCATTTCCTTTGACAGTATTTTTGAATTTGGCTTTCGACCAAGGATTCTTGGACTATTAACTGAAGGAGACAAAGTACTTTGTTATGGCCACGATCTCCACTTCCCCGCCAGCTGGGGACTCAGTCAAGATCTCCCAGCTCCCTGCGACTTCCACGCCGCTAGCTCCAGCCACGTGTCAGCCAGAGGACTTTGCGACATCTGGCCCTGCCAAGCCACGCCACCATCGCTGGCCTTGTGGTTGTCCCCCAGATTGTTTTGCCAGTTGCATCGACCTCCCGGTTAACCCCctgaattgtatttattttgcactcttgtgcttgttttttgaaaatgaatatCTGCTCAGAGAACTACATTTCCATGAGCATGCCAGGGACGGTCCGTCACCGGAAGCCAGACTTTCACTATAAATGCGTAAGACTAATCGGTGTTTTAAGCTCATTGTTGGATGGTTTTTATTATGGAAAGTAATTCCTCATTGGTGAGGTGTATCTGAACAAGTGTTTGAAggtttcagagtttgaaaaataaatacatttggctgcaaaaatgtacaaatttggaatttaaaactgtttttttgtttgtttgtttacaataTTAACACTTTGCCAACAGCAGTTTACAGTAATATCATCCTGGTAGGAAACCCAGTGAGTAAAGTGTGTAAAGGCTTCTGATGTTAGACAGTCAGATTTCCCTTCAGTGATGATACGATGACGAGGCGGAGCAGGACTCAGTCTGGCTCTGCTGGTTGCTGGTTCAGATCCACGTTCTGTGGTTCCGCTCCAGCACCTCAGAGCAGGAAGTCCTTTCCATGTGAAGACACAGAGGCATTTGTCTGAGAAGGGTCAAGGCATCAGGACTGTGCTGTAGGCGGTGCAGGAAACCTGCAGTCCATTGTTACATGTGCTGGTTTTAGGTTTGATCCCGGTGTTTGTCTGTAAAACTGAAATgtccttcctctttcttttagCTGTATGCTGAGAAAGTTGCCACTCGTGGTCTGTGTGCCATCGCTCAGGCTGAGTCTCTGCGCTACAAACTGCTGGGAGGCCTGGCTGTGCGTAGGTAAGCATGTCTGGATTTCTATTTTCGGGAAAACTGTGaaatatttatacatttcagGATTGGGTcatgtacaaaaataaaatctgactGTCCAGTTTGTCCTTTaactaaattatttttatgttacaaATTTCATCAGACGTGTGATTTTAAACAGTCATTAATGGCTCTACAGGGTTAACTTCCACCTTATTAAATATTACACAATGGCagaaaatatttctgtttaCACATAGGCTCTTTACATCAACACAAACAAATCTTGTTCTTAATTAATGAATATTAACTTTAGTTTCAGCATCAATAATCGTCTTTGTGTATTGTGTTGTCCTTtaacacaaaaatattttattaaacgTTTCTTAACGTTATGCGTCCTAACATGACATCTTAAGCTCTAAATACATCTCTGCACACAGTTTAATGTTTGGATGTTTTTCTCAAGTCAGTTATTTATGAGCGTATTCTGCTCATGGCACAGGTGGCGCATGATGGACCCAACCCAAAGTATGAAATTTGATCGTAATCTAGAAGagtaaacattaaaaatgctgACAGAGGTTAAATTGTCAGTAGGAAACACCCTGTCATAAAAAGCCTCGTGTACTTTGAGGGTGAAGCGTGTGCTCCGTGTGTCGGTTTCTGTCCCTTCGGTGATGATACGATGACGAGTCGGAACAGGATTCATTCTGGTTCTGCTGGTCGCCGGTTCAGAATCACGTTCTGTGGTTCTGCTCCGGTTCCTCAGAGCAGGGGGTCCTTTCCAGGTGAAGACATTGAGGCATTTGTCTGAGAAGGGTCAAAGCACGCTTTAATGACGCTCACTGATGCAGGGGGCGTCTCCTCCTCATGGCATGTTT
The genomic region above belongs to Oreochromis aureus strain Israel breed Guangdong linkage group 14, ZZ_aureus, whole genome shotgun sequence and contains:
- the rps3 gene encoding 40S ribosomal protein S3 isoform X1; the protein is MPGTDRHRKPAFSYKSISASCAGPFLSTAHWKMAVQISKKRKFVADGIFKAELNEFLTRELAEDGYSGVEVRVTPTRTEIIILATRTQNVLGEKGRRIRELTAVVQKRFGFPEGSVELYAEKVATRGLCAIAQAESLRYKLLGGLAVRRACYGVLRFIMESGAKGCEVVVSGKLRGQRAKSMKFVDGLMIHSGDPVNYYVDTAVRHVLLRQGVLGIKVKIMLPWDPSGKIGPKKPLPDHVSIVEPKEETLPTTPMSEQKGAKPEVPAMPQGAPVPTA